From a region of the Oncorhynchus mykiss isolate Arlee chromosome 32, USDA_OmykA_1.1, whole genome shotgun sequence genome:
- the vps28 gene encoding vacuolar protein sorting-associated protein 28 homolog, which yields MFHGIPVTGGMGGAPANKPELYEEVKLYKNAREREKFDNMAELFAVVKTLQALEKAYIKDCVTPNEYTAACSRLLVQYKAAFKQVQGSDVGSIDDFCRKYRLDCPLAMERIKEDRPITIKDDKGNLNRCIADIVSLFITVMDKLRLEIRAMDEIQPDLRELMETMNRMSNMPPDNEAKDKVNLWLTTLSSMSASDELDDSQVRQMLFDLESAYNAFNRFLHSS from the exons ATGTTTCACGGAATACCTGTCACGGGAGGTATGGGAGGAG CTCCTGCCAATAAACCTGAATTGTATGAG gAAGTAAAATTGTACAAGAATGCAAGAGAACGAGAGAA GTTTGACAACATGGCAGAGCTGTTTGCTGTGGTGAAGACACTTCAGGCCCTGGAGAAAGCTTACATCAAAGACTGTGTGACCCCTAATGA GTACACGGCTGCTTGCTCCAGGCTGCTGGTGCAATACAAGGCTGCTTTCAAACAGGTCCAGGGATCTGACGTGGGTTCTATCGATGACTTCTGCAGGAAGTACAGA CTTGACTGCCCGCTAGCTATGGAGAGAATCAAGGAGGATCGACCAATCACCATCAAGGATGACAAGGGCAACCTGAATCGCTGCATTGCAGATATCGTATCG CTCTTTATCACTGTGATGGACAAGCTACGTCTGGAGATCCGGGCCATGGATGAG ATCCAACCAGACCTGAGAGAGCTGATGGAGACCATGAACAGAATGAGCAACATGCCCCCAGACAATGAGGCCAAGGACAAAGTCAACCTCTG GTTGACCACTCTCAGCAGCATGTCAGCCTCTGATGAGCTGGACGACTCCCAGGTTCGCCAGATGCTGTTTGACCTGGAGTCAGCCTACAATGCCTTCAACCGCTTCTTACACTCCTCCTAA